Below is a window of Drosophila miranda strain MSH22 chromosome 3, D.miranda_PacBio2.1, whole genome shotgun sequence DNA.
TATGGCAGCTGAAGAGTGGTCGGATTGTTTAATAAAGTATTACAATGAATAATTGCCAGTCAGGGTCTTTTTACTCGACTTTTATCCAGAGTTGAAAGAGAATTTCAGCTGAGTTTCGGTTTCTCTGTCGCAGTTTTGAAGAGAACCAAAGCTTTGGTTGTTTTTCCGGCGCTGATAAGGCCCCAGTCGCATTCTATAGGAATCAGTGGGTCAGAAAAATAAGGCGCTCGGCAGTACACTCTACTACACTGCTGGGGCTTATCGGGGAACCGTCGGAACAGCAGCCAAGACTCTCTTTTTGATTCACTTTTCGCAAAAGGGAAAAGCTTCGCTCAGTTTGCAACAGTCGCCCAAGTCGAATGGTTATAGACTTTCCAGAATGTGGCGCACCGACTCTGTTCCTCTGTTTCCACTGCTTCTGGCGGCGCTGACGATCGGCACAGCCCGCAGTCTGATCTGTACACGCCGACCGGCAAACACGGCCACGCCCAAGTCGCCAGTGGATGAGAACTATGTGATAAGCATAACAGGCAATCCGGAAACATACATTCTCGGACAGGAGTACAACGGTGAGTAAAGTTCATTGGCCCTTGCGCTTGAACTTCATGGGAAGAGAGCCTTGGGCTTTGAGGCATCATCGGAATAGCTATGCTTTCGAGATTTCgcaatgtttattgtttagtAAACAAATTACGCACATGTGCCTTGAGTCGATCTGGCTTATCGCGGGCTCTGGCGAATTCGAAAGCCTGGCACACGATTATTCAAGGTCAGCGATAACAGCTAAAGAACTGAATGATCTTACAGTTTCCCTGAATGCATTCAACGGGCATCGCTATATTAGCTTCATTCTGGCGCTGGAGAACGAAAACGGGGACTTCAACTATGCGGATGACCTCGGCAGCTTTGAGCTGAGCGACATGACCGAGTCGCGCTTCAGTCCCAACTGCATAAACATGGTGGAGAACACCAACACCAATCCAAAGACCCACATGCACCTGACCTGGGTGGCGCCCAGcgagccaggcagcggctgtATCCTTATGCGGGCTACGGTCTTGCAGCATCGCGACGTATGGCACATGGATGACGGTGGACTAACGCGACGTATTTGCGAGGAGGTCGTTGACGATGTGGAGAGCCAGCCGACGGCTCCTTTGATGGATATACCCTGCTGTGCCTGCGACGAGGCGCGCTATGAGGTGAGAGTGGTATAGCAAAGGCGTAGAAGTTGTCCAGTAACCTTTTTGTTGTCCAACAATACAGCTGATATTTGAAGGCGTCTGGTCCCGCAACCTGCACCCAAGGGACTTTCCAGCTCGAGGCTGGGAAACGCGATTCTGTGAGCTTTTGGGGGCTGCCCACAGCTCCGACTACCGTTTCTGGGAATCCGGATCCCTGGCGAGCGAGGGTCTCAAGCAGTATGCGGAGCACTGCAGCTCGCGTCTGCTCGAGCGTGAGTTCAGCATCAACTTTCGGGTGAATTGATATTTCTCTAGATCGTCTGGAAATCCAAAGTAACGTCAAGTCTTAACAGGATCAAAAGATCCGCACTATTATCAAGGCACGCGGCCCGTCGTTCCCCAATATGAGTAGCAAGTCCATGGCCTCGGTGCGAGTGGATCCATTGCATCACATGGTATCGTTTGCCTCCAAAATAGAGCCATCGCCAGACTGGATCGTGGGCGTCAGTGGACTGGAGCTATGTCTGCGGAACTGCACGTGGCTGGAGGGAAAGGTTATCAATTTGTATCCCTGGGATGTCGGCACGGATGCGGGGCCAAGCTATACGGTAGGCGATAGCACGATCAGTCGCTAATTTTGCACTAATTTTGAGCCCTCTCTACTTGATAGTCACCTGACCAGCCGCAGGTCCCTCCAGATGTCATCAGGCGCATGCGTTCCGATTTTCCAAATGATCCGCGCTCGCCCTTCTACGACGAGACGGGGGCTCCCATGAAGCCCATGGCAATCCTGACCGTACGACGTCTACGTATCTACGAGCGGCGCTGTGCGGATGAAGACTGTGAGTGTAGCGAGAGTATACATAGATGTCCCATTTGTTATGATAATCAACTGATCCTCCAATCCCCAGCAAACAATCCAGCAGAAGTACCCCGAGAGTGCCTTACACATCCCTGGTCAAGCTGGAGCGACTGCTCATCCAAATGTGGCGATGGCATGCAGTACAGGCGACGCGTCTACAAACAGCCTGAGCTGGCGAGGATCTACAACTGCAATGAGCCGCAATATGACGAACGCGAGTGCCAGGGCCAGATGTGCGGTGCACAAAATCTAATGGGGAACGTTGGAGACTTTGATGATCTGGACCctggaatgggaatgggaacggGCTTTGGCACGGGCGTGGGAATGGGCGGAAACATCCGTCAGTCGTCCCAGCAACGAGGGCCCGAGTGTCAACTGAGCCGTTGGGGCAGCTGGAGTGCATGCAGCGTGACCTGCGGAGAGGGCTACGAAATGAGGCAGCGCCAGTACCTCAATCCTGGAGCCGAATCGAAGTGCCAGAGTGTGCATCGAATGGATTTGCAGGAGACGCGCAAATGTGAGGGCAGAGCTTGCCTTGGTAATCTGCCAGGATCAATTAACGGCGACATGGACATGGGTATGTCACCTTATGAAGAGTCCATGGGCGGACGAGGCGGCGGAGGCATGTATGGTCCACCCTCAGAACTAGACGCCAATAGATTTGAGGGAAACTCTAACAGAGGCTATGATGGGACTCCAATAAATCAGGATCGATCGGGACTCGGCTTTTCGGTTGGCAACCTTAAAGGCCACACCCCCATTTGGGGCGACAGCTCACAGAAATCGGATGCTGTGTGGCTTCCAGAGCGACAGACAACTCTGAACCAGAAGCCACCGTCCTACAAGCAGCCCAGGATTCAAAGTAGTTACAATGTCGCCGCCGGCTTTGAACCGATAACGGAACCACCATCACCCTGGTCACGCCAACGTCCCAGTGACATTTACCAGCCGTCGCGTTTAGAGGATGTAGAACGGGCTCCTTGGCAGCGACAGGGTCCCGGAAGCA
It encodes the following:
- the LOC108159311 gene encoding spondin-1, translating into MWRTDSVPLFPLLLAALTIGTARSLICTRRPANTATPKSPVDENYVISITGNPETYILGQEYNVSLNAFNGHRYISFILALENENGDFNYADDLGSFELSDMTESRFSPNCINMVENTNTNPKTHMHLTWVAPSEPGSGCILMRATVLQHRDVWHMDDGGLTRRICEEVVDDVESQPTAPLMDIPCCACDEARYELIFEGVWSRNLHPRDFPARGWETRFCELLGAAHSSDYRFWESGSLASEGLKQYAEHCSSRLLEREFSINFRDQKIRTIIKARGPSFPNMSSKSMASVRVDPLHHMVSFASKIEPSPDWIVGVSGLELCLRNCTWLEGKVINLYPWDVGTDAGPSYTSPDQPQVPPDVIRRMRSDFPNDPRSPFYDETGAPMKPMAILTVRRLRIYERRCADEDSNNPAEVPRECLTHPWSSWSDCSSKCGDGMQYRRRVYKQPELARIYNCNEPQYDERECQGQMCGAQNLMGNVGDFDDLDPGMGMGTGFGTGVGMGGNIRQSSQQRGPECQLSRWGSWSACSVTCGEGYEMRQRQYLNPGAESKCQSVHRMDLQETRKCEGRACLGNLPGSINGDMDMGMSPYEESMGGRGGGGMYGPPSELDANRFEGNSNRGYDGTPINQDRSGLGFSVGNLKGHTPIWGDSSQKSDAVWLPERQTTLNQKPPSYKQPRIQSSYNVAAGFEPITEPPSPWSRQRPSDIYQPSRLEDVERAPWQRQGPGSTHSREFLTSDTDIPGAGTEQEAWPRPNGYRNGDTDPVLSTRCFQMLHTVQPRCQNQTITGQFWFYNFCADECMLYATDPCDRNLNKFSRWEECEKCRLPEFAPLQQHRSNSPECQALRATWYAEERVREEQRATNRRRNYGGQRQRGRN